The Pongo pygmaeus isolate AG05252 chromosome 11, NHGRI_mPonPyg2-v2.0_pri, whole genome shotgun sequence genome includes a region encoding these proteins:
- the PROC gene encoding vitamin K-dependent protein C isoform X2, producing MRPHLSKVLPSPPSLLDGILGGQRWASSRPSRAELGPGVLVPLFVYGEGGLSAEGQANICGYGLTRTPVCHGGRTANLQYLHDPTLQVPAPPECGGSQASCCSWPPGEFPAHQLLLVLRIRKRANSFLEELRPSSLERECIEEICDFEEAKEIFQNVDDTLAFWSKHVDGDQCLVLPLEHPCASPCCGHGTCIDGIGSFSCDCRSGWEGRFCQREVSFLNCSLDNGGCTHYCLEEVGWRRCSCAPGYKLGDDLLQCQPAVKFPCGRPWKRMEKKRSHLKRDTEDQEDQVDPRLIDGKMTRRGDSPWQVVLLDSKKKLACGAVLIHPSWVLTAAHCMDESKKLLVRLGEYDLRRWEKWELDLDIEEVFVHPNYSKSTTDNDIALLRLAQPATLSQTIVPICLPDSGLAERELNQAGQETLVTGWGYHSSREKEAKRNRTFVLNFIKIPVVPHNECSEVMSNMVSENMLCAGILGDRQDACEGDSGGPMVASFHGTWFLVGLVSWGEGCGLLHNYGVYTKVSRYLDWVHGHIRAKEAPRKSWAP from the exons ATGAGACCACATCTGTCAAAGGTTttgccctcacctccctccctgcTGGACGGCATCCTTGGTGGGCAGAGGTGGGCTTCCAGCAGACCAAGCCGTGCTGAGCTAGGACCAGGAGTGCTAGTGCCACTGTTTGTCTATGGAGAGGGAGGCCTCAGTGCTGAGGGCCAAGCAAATATTTGTGGTTATGGATTAACTCGAACTCCAGTCTGTCATGGCGGCAGGACGGCGAACTTGCAATATCTCCACGACCCGACTCT ACAGGTGCCAGCGCCTCCGGAATGTGGCGGCTCACAAGCCTCCTGCTGTTCGTGGCCACCTGGGGAATTTCCGGCACACCAGCTCCTCTTG GTGCTGCGGATCCGCAAACGTGCCAACTCCTTCCTGGAGGAACTCCGTCCCAGCAGCCTGGAGCGGGAGTGCATAGAGGAGATCTGTGACTTCGAGGAGGCCAAggaaattttccaaaatgtgGATGACACA CTGGCCTTCTGGTCCAAGCACGTCG ACGGTGACCAGTGCTTGGTCTTGCCCTTGGAGCACCCGTGCGCCAGCCCGTGCTGCGGGCACGGCACGTGCATCGACGGCATCGGCAGCTTCAGCTGCGACTGCCGCAGCGGCTGGGAGGGCCGCTTCTGCCAGCGCG AGGTGAGCTTCCTCAATTGCTCGCTGGACAACGGCGGCTGCACGCATTACTGCCTAGAGGAGGTGGGCTGGCGGCGCTGTAGCTGTGCGCCTGGCTACAAGCTGGGGGACGACCTCCTGCAGTGTCAGCCCGCAG TGAAGTTCCCTTGTGGGAGGCCCTGGAAGCGGATGGAGAAGAAGCGCAGTCACCTGAAACGAGACACAGAAGACCAAGAAGACCAAGTAGATCCGCGGCTCATTGATGGGAAGATGACCAGGCGGGGAGACAGCCCCTGGCAG GTGGTTCTGCTGGACTCAAAGAAGAAGCTGGCCTGTGGGGCAGTGCTCATCCACCCCTCCTGGGTGCTGACAGCGGCCCACTGCATGGATGAGTCCAAGAAGCTCCTTGTCAGGCTGG GAGAGTATGACCTGCGGCGCTGGGAGAAGTGGGAGCTGGACCTGGACATCGAGGAGGTCTTCGTCCACCCCAACTACAGCAAGAGCACCACCGACAATGACATCGCGCTGCTGCGCCTGGCCCAGCCCGCCACCCTCTCGCAGACCATAGTGCCCATCTGCCTCCCGGACAGCGGCCTTGCAGAGCGCGAGCTCAATCAGGCCGGCCAGGAGACCCTTGTGACGGGCTGGGGCTACCACAGCAGCCGAGAGAAGGAGGCCAAGAGAAACCGCACCTTCGTCCTCAACTTCATCAAGATTCCCGTGGTCCCGCACAATGAGTGCAGCGAGGTCATGAGCAACATGGTGTCTGAGAACATGCTGTGTGCGGGCATCCTCGGGGACCGGCAGGACGCCTGCGAGGGCGACAGTGGGGGGCCCATGGTCGCCTCCTTCCACGGCACCTGGTTCTTGGTGGGCCTGGTGAGCTGGGGTGAGGGCTGTGGGCTCCTTCACAACTACGGCGTTTACACCAAAGTCAGCCGCTACCTCGACTGGGTCCACGGGCACATCAGAGCCAAGGAAGCCCCCCGGAAGAGCTGGGCACCTTAG
- the PROC gene encoding vitamin K-dependent protein C isoform X6: MWRLTSLLLFVATWGISGTPAPLDSVFSSSERAHQVLRIRKRANSFLEELRPSSLERECIEEICDFEEAKEIFQNVDDTLAFWSKHVDGDQCLVLPLEHPCASPCCGHGTCIDGIGSFSCDCRSGWEGRFCQREVSFLNCSLDNGGCTHYCLEEVGWRRCSCAPGYKLGDDLLQCQPAVKFPCGRPWKRMEKKRSHLKRDTEDQEDQVDPRLIDGKMTRRGDSPWQVVLLDSKKKLACGAVLIHPSWVLTAAHCMDESKKLLVRLGEYDLRRWEKWELDLDIEEVFVHPNYSKSTTDNDIALLRLAQPATLSQTIVPICLPDSGLAERELNQAGQETLVTGWGYHSSREKEAKRNRTFVLNFIKIPVVPHNECSEVMSNMVSENMLCAGILGDRQDACEGDSGGPMVASFHGTWFLVGLVSWGEGCGLLHNYGVYTKVSRYLDWVHGHIRAKEAPRKSWAP; this comes from the exons ATGTGGCGGCTCACAAGCCTCCTGCTGTTCGTGGCCACCTGGGGAATTTCCGGCACACCAGCTCCTCTTG ACTCAGTGTTCTCCAGCAGCGAGCGTGCCCACCAGGTGCTGCGGATCCGCAAACGTGCCAACTCCTTCCTGGAGGAACTCCGTCCCAGCAGCCTGGAGCGGGAGTGCATAGAGGAGATCTGTGACTTCGAGGAGGCCAAggaaattttccaaaatgtgGATGACACA CTGGCCTTCTGGTCCAAGCACGTCG ACGGTGACCAGTGCTTGGTCTTGCCCTTGGAGCACCCGTGCGCCAGCCCGTGCTGCGGGCACGGCACGTGCATCGACGGCATCGGCAGCTTCAGCTGCGACTGCCGCAGCGGCTGGGAGGGCCGCTTCTGCCAGCGCG AGGTGAGCTTCCTCAATTGCTCGCTGGACAACGGCGGCTGCACGCATTACTGCCTAGAGGAGGTGGGCTGGCGGCGCTGTAGCTGTGCGCCTGGCTACAAGCTGGGGGACGACCTCCTGCAGTGTCAGCCCGCAG TGAAGTTCCCTTGTGGGAGGCCCTGGAAGCGGATGGAGAAGAAGCGCAGTCACCTGAAACGAGACACAGAAGACCAAGAAGACCAAGTAGATCCGCGGCTCATTGATGGGAAGATGACCAGGCGGGGAGACAGCCCCTGGCAG GTGGTTCTGCTGGACTCAAAGAAGAAGCTGGCCTGTGGGGCAGTGCTCATCCACCCCTCCTGGGTGCTGACAGCGGCCCACTGCATGGATGAGTCCAAGAAGCTCCTTGTCAGGCTGG GAGAGTATGACCTGCGGCGCTGGGAGAAGTGGGAGCTGGACCTGGACATCGAGGAGGTCTTCGTCCACCCCAACTACAGCAAGAGCACCACCGACAATGACATCGCGCTGCTGCGCCTGGCCCAGCCCGCCACCCTCTCGCAGACCATAGTGCCCATCTGCCTCCCGGACAGCGGCCTTGCAGAGCGCGAGCTCAATCAGGCCGGCCAGGAGACCCTTGTGACGGGCTGGGGCTACCACAGCAGCCGAGAGAAGGAGGCCAAGAGAAACCGCACCTTCGTCCTCAACTTCATCAAGATTCCCGTGGTCCCGCACAATGAGTGCAGCGAGGTCATGAGCAACATGGTGTCTGAGAACATGCTGTGTGCGGGCATCCTCGGGGACCGGCAGGACGCCTGCGAGGGCGACAGTGGGGGGCCCATGGTCGCCTCCTTCCACGGCACCTGGTTCTTGGTGGGCCTGGTGAGCTGGGGTGAGGGCTGTGGGCTCCTTCACAACTACGGCGTTTACACCAAAGTCAGCCGCTACCTCGACTGGGTCCACGGGCACATCAGAGCCAAGGAAGCCCCCCGGAAGAGCTGGGCACCTTAG
- the PROC gene encoding vitamin K-dependent protein C isoform X1, translating into MRPHLSKVLPSPPSLLDGILGGQRWASSRPSRAELGPGVLVPLFVYGEGGLSAEGQANICGYGLTRTPVCHGGRTANLQYLHDPTLQVPAPPECGGSQASCCSWPPGEFPAHQLLLVLRIRKRANSFLEELRPSSLERECIEEICDFEEAKEIFQNVDDTLAFWSKHVDGDQCLVLPLEHPCASPCCGHGTCIDGIGSFSCDCRSGWEGRFCQRGEGERGARSGGGAGLGQGWGRGTSASCPRPPLPAEVSFLNCSLDNGGCTHYCLEEVGWRRCSCAPGYKLGDDLLQCQPAVKFPCGRPWKRMEKKRSHLKRDTEDQEDQVDPRLIDGKMTRRGDSPWQVVLLDSKKKLACGAVLIHPSWVLTAAHCMDESKKLLVRLGEYDLRRWEKWELDLDIEEVFVHPNYSKSTTDNDIALLRLAQPATLSQTIVPICLPDSGLAERELNQAGQETLVTGWGYHSSREKEAKRNRTFVLNFIKIPVVPHNECSEVMSNMVSENMLCAGILGDRQDACEGDSGGPMVASFHGTWFLVGLVSWGEGCGLLHNYGVYTKVSRYLDWVHGHIRAKEAPRKSWAP; encoded by the exons ATGAGACCACATCTGTCAAAGGTTttgccctcacctccctccctgcTGGACGGCATCCTTGGTGGGCAGAGGTGGGCTTCCAGCAGACCAAGCCGTGCTGAGCTAGGACCAGGAGTGCTAGTGCCACTGTTTGTCTATGGAGAGGGAGGCCTCAGTGCTGAGGGCCAAGCAAATATTTGTGGTTATGGATTAACTCGAACTCCAGTCTGTCATGGCGGCAGGACGGCGAACTTGCAATATCTCCACGACCCGACTCT ACAGGTGCCAGCGCCTCCGGAATGTGGCGGCTCACAAGCCTCCTGCTGTTCGTGGCCACCTGGGGAATTTCCGGCACACCAGCTCCTCTTG GTGCTGCGGATCCGCAAACGTGCCAACTCCTTCCTGGAGGAACTCCGTCCCAGCAGCCTGGAGCGGGAGTGCATAGAGGAGATCTGTGACTTCGAGGAGGCCAAggaaattttccaaaatgtgGATGACACA CTGGCCTTCTGGTCCAAGCACGTCG ACGGTGACCAGTGCTTGGTCTTGCCCTTGGAGCACCCGTGCGCCAGCCCGTGCTGCGGGCACGGCACGTGCATCGACGGCATCGGCAGCTTCAGCTGCGACTGCCGCAGCGGCTGGGAGGGCCGCTTCTGCCAGCGCGGTGAGGGGGAGAGGGGGGCGCGGTCgggcggcggggcggggctggggcaGGGTTGGGGGCGCGGCACCAGCGCCAGCTGCCCGCGCCCTCCCCTGCCGGCAGAGGTGAGCTTCCTCAATTGCTCGCTGGACAACGGCGGCTGCACGCATTACTGCCTAGAGGAGGTGGGCTGGCGGCGCTGTAGCTGTGCGCCTGGCTACAAGCTGGGGGACGACCTCCTGCAGTGTCAGCCCGCAG TGAAGTTCCCTTGTGGGAGGCCCTGGAAGCGGATGGAGAAGAAGCGCAGTCACCTGAAACGAGACACAGAAGACCAAGAAGACCAAGTAGATCCGCGGCTCATTGATGGGAAGATGACCAGGCGGGGAGACAGCCCCTGGCAG GTGGTTCTGCTGGACTCAAAGAAGAAGCTGGCCTGTGGGGCAGTGCTCATCCACCCCTCCTGGGTGCTGACAGCGGCCCACTGCATGGATGAGTCCAAGAAGCTCCTTGTCAGGCTGG GAGAGTATGACCTGCGGCGCTGGGAGAAGTGGGAGCTGGACCTGGACATCGAGGAGGTCTTCGTCCACCCCAACTACAGCAAGAGCACCACCGACAATGACATCGCGCTGCTGCGCCTGGCCCAGCCCGCCACCCTCTCGCAGACCATAGTGCCCATCTGCCTCCCGGACAGCGGCCTTGCAGAGCGCGAGCTCAATCAGGCCGGCCAGGAGACCCTTGTGACGGGCTGGGGCTACCACAGCAGCCGAGAGAAGGAGGCCAAGAGAAACCGCACCTTCGTCCTCAACTTCATCAAGATTCCCGTGGTCCCGCACAATGAGTGCAGCGAGGTCATGAGCAACATGGTGTCTGAGAACATGCTGTGTGCGGGCATCCTCGGGGACCGGCAGGACGCCTGCGAGGGCGACAGTGGGGGGCCCATGGTCGCCTCCTTCCACGGCACCTGGTTCTTGGTGGGCCTGGTGAGCTGGGGTGAGGGCTGTGGGCTCCTTCACAACTACGGCGTTTACACCAAAGTCAGCCGCTACCTCGACTGGGTCCACGGGCACATCAGAGCCAAGGAAGCCCCCCGGAAGAGCTGGGCACCTTAG
- the PROC gene encoding vitamin K-dependent protein C isoform X4 encodes MWRLTSLLLFVATWGISGTPAPLDSVFSSSERAHQVLRIRKRANSFLEELRPSSLERECIEEICDFEEAKEIFQNVDDTLAFWSKHVDGDQCLVLPLEHPCASPCCGHGTCIDGIGSFSCDCRSGWEGRFCQRGEGERGARSGGGAGLGQGWGRGTSASCPRPPLPAEVSFLNCSLDNGGCTHYCLEEVGWRRCSCAPGYKLGDDLLQCQPAVKFPCGRPWKRMEKKRSHLKRDTEDQEDQVDPRLIDGKMTRRGDSPWQVVLLDSKKKLACGAVLIHPSWVLTAAHCMDESKKLLVRLGEYDLRRWEKWELDLDIEEVFVHPNYSKSTTDNDIALLRLAQPATLSQTIVPICLPDSGLAERELNQAGQETLVTGWGYHSSREKEAKRNRTFVLNFIKIPVVPHNECSEVMSNMVSENMLCAGILGDRQDACEGDSGGPMVASFHGTWFLVGLVSWGEGCGLLHNYGVYTKVSRYLDWVHGHIRAKEAPRKSWAP; translated from the exons ATGTGGCGGCTCACAAGCCTCCTGCTGTTCGTGGCCACCTGGGGAATTTCCGGCACACCAGCTCCTCTTG ACTCAGTGTTCTCCAGCAGCGAGCGTGCCCACCAGGTGCTGCGGATCCGCAAACGTGCCAACTCCTTCCTGGAGGAACTCCGTCCCAGCAGCCTGGAGCGGGAGTGCATAGAGGAGATCTGTGACTTCGAGGAGGCCAAggaaattttccaaaatgtgGATGACACA CTGGCCTTCTGGTCCAAGCACGTCG ACGGTGACCAGTGCTTGGTCTTGCCCTTGGAGCACCCGTGCGCCAGCCCGTGCTGCGGGCACGGCACGTGCATCGACGGCATCGGCAGCTTCAGCTGCGACTGCCGCAGCGGCTGGGAGGGCCGCTTCTGCCAGCGCGGTGAGGGGGAGAGGGGGGCGCGGTCgggcggcggggcggggctggggcaGGGTTGGGGGCGCGGCACCAGCGCCAGCTGCCCGCGCCCTCCCCTGCCGGCAGAGGTGAGCTTCCTCAATTGCTCGCTGGACAACGGCGGCTGCACGCATTACTGCCTAGAGGAGGTGGGCTGGCGGCGCTGTAGCTGTGCGCCTGGCTACAAGCTGGGGGACGACCTCCTGCAGTGTCAGCCCGCAG TGAAGTTCCCTTGTGGGAGGCCCTGGAAGCGGATGGAGAAGAAGCGCAGTCACCTGAAACGAGACACAGAAGACCAAGAAGACCAAGTAGATCCGCGGCTCATTGATGGGAAGATGACCAGGCGGGGAGACAGCCCCTGGCAG GTGGTTCTGCTGGACTCAAAGAAGAAGCTGGCCTGTGGGGCAGTGCTCATCCACCCCTCCTGGGTGCTGACAGCGGCCCACTGCATGGATGAGTCCAAGAAGCTCCTTGTCAGGCTGG GAGAGTATGACCTGCGGCGCTGGGAGAAGTGGGAGCTGGACCTGGACATCGAGGAGGTCTTCGTCCACCCCAACTACAGCAAGAGCACCACCGACAATGACATCGCGCTGCTGCGCCTGGCCCAGCCCGCCACCCTCTCGCAGACCATAGTGCCCATCTGCCTCCCGGACAGCGGCCTTGCAGAGCGCGAGCTCAATCAGGCCGGCCAGGAGACCCTTGTGACGGGCTGGGGCTACCACAGCAGCCGAGAGAAGGAGGCCAAGAGAAACCGCACCTTCGTCCTCAACTTCATCAAGATTCCCGTGGTCCCGCACAATGAGTGCAGCGAGGTCATGAGCAACATGGTGTCTGAGAACATGCTGTGTGCGGGCATCCTCGGGGACCGGCAGGACGCCTGCGAGGGCGACAGTGGGGGGCCCATGGTCGCCTCCTTCCACGGCACCTGGTTCTTGGTGGGCCTGGTGAGCTGGGGTGAGGGCTGTGGGCTCCTTCACAACTACGGCGTTTACACCAAAGTCAGCCGCTACCTCGACTGGGTCCACGGGCACATCAGAGCCAAGGAAGCCCCCCGGAAGAGCTGGGCACCTTAG
- the PROC gene encoding vitamin K-dependent protein C isoform X7 encodes MEKKRSHLKRDTEDQEDQVDPRLIDGKMTRRGDSPWQVVLLDSKKKLACGAVLIHPSWVLTAAHCMDESKKLLVRLGEYDLRRWEKWELDLDIEEVFVHPNYSKSTTDNDIALLRLAQPATLSQTIVPICLPDSGLAERELNQAGQETLVTGWGYHSSREKEAKRNRTFVLNFIKIPVVPHNECSEVMSNMVSENMLCAGILGDRQDACEGDSGGPMVASFHGTWFLVGLVSWGEGCGLLHNYGVYTKVSRYLDWVHGHIRAKEAPRKSWAP; translated from the exons ATGGAGAAGAAGCGCAGTCACCTGAAACGAGACACAGAAGACCAAGAAGACCAAGTAGATCCGCGGCTCATTGATGGGAAGATGACCAGGCGGGGAGACAGCCCCTGGCAG GTGGTTCTGCTGGACTCAAAGAAGAAGCTGGCCTGTGGGGCAGTGCTCATCCACCCCTCCTGGGTGCTGACAGCGGCCCACTGCATGGATGAGTCCAAGAAGCTCCTTGTCAGGCTGG GAGAGTATGACCTGCGGCGCTGGGAGAAGTGGGAGCTGGACCTGGACATCGAGGAGGTCTTCGTCCACCCCAACTACAGCAAGAGCACCACCGACAATGACATCGCGCTGCTGCGCCTGGCCCAGCCCGCCACCCTCTCGCAGACCATAGTGCCCATCTGCCTCCCGGACAGCGGCCTTGCAGAGCGCGAGCTCAATCAGGCCGGCCAGGAGACCCTTGTGACGGGCTGGGGCTACCACAGCAGCCGAGAGAAGGAGGCCAAGAGAAACCGCACCTTCGTCCTCAACTTCATCAAGATTCCCGTGGTCCCGCACAATGAGTGCAGCGAGGTCATGAGCAACATGGTGTCTGAGAACATGCTGTGTGCGGGCATCCTCGGGGACCGGCAGGACGCCTGCGAGGGCGACAGTGGGGGGCCCATGGTCGCCTCCTTCCACGGCACCTGGTTCTTGGTGGGCCTGGTGAGCTGGGGTGAGGGCTGTGGGCTCCTTCACAACTACGGCGTTTACACCAAAGTCAGCCGCTACCTCGACTGGGTCCACGGGCACATCAGAGCCAAGGAAGCCCCCCGGAAGAGCTGGGCACCTTAG
- the PROC gene encoding vitamin K-dependent protein C isoform X5 has protein sequence MAAGRRTCNISTTRLCASASGMWRLTSLLLFVATWGISGTPAPLDSVFSSSERAHQVLRIRKRANSFLEELRPSSLERECIEEICDFEEAKEIFQNVDDTLAFWSKHVDGDQCLVLPLEHPCASPCCGHGTCIDGIGSFSCDCRSGWEGRFCQREVSFLNCSLDNGGCTHYCLEEVGWRRCSCAPGYKLGDDLLQCQPAVKFPCGRPWKRMEKKRSHLKRDTEDQEDQVDPRLIDGKMTRRGDSPWQVVLLDSKKKLACGAVLIHPSWVLTAAHCMDESKKLLVRLGEYDLRRWEKWELDLDIEEVFVHPNYSKSTTDNDIALLRLAQPATLSQTIVPICLPDSGLAERELNQAGQETLVTGWGYHSSREKEAKRNRTFVLNFIKIPVVPHNECSEVMSNMVSENMLCAGILGDRQDACEGDSGGPMVASFHGTWFLVGLVSWGEGCGLLHNYGVYTKVSRYLDWVHGHIRAKEAPRKSWAP, from the exons ATGGCGGCAGGACGGCGAACTTGCAATATCTCCACGACCCGACTCT GTGCCAGCGCCTCCGGAATGTGGCGGCTCACAAGCCTCCTGCTGTTCGTGGCCACCTGGGGAATTTCCGGCACACCAGCTCCTCTTG ACTCAGTGTTCTCCAGCAGCGAGCGTGCCCACCAGGTGCTGCGGATCCGCAAACGTGCCAACTCCTTCCTGGAGGAACTCCGTCCCAGCAGCCTGGAGCGGGAGTGCATAGAGGAGATCTGTGACTTCGAGGAGGCCAAggaaattttccaaaatgtgGATGACACA CTGGCCTTCTGGTCCAAGCACGTCG ACGGTGACCAGTGCTTGGTCTTGCCCTTGGAGCACCCGTGCGCCAGCCCGTGCTGCGGGCACGGCACGTGCATCGACGGCATCGGCAGCTTCAGCTGCGACTGCCGCAGCGGCTGGGAGGGCCGCTTCTGCCAGCGCG AGGTGAGCTTCCTCAATTGCTCGCTGGACAACGGCGGCTGCACGCATTACTGCCTAGAGGAGGTGGGCTGGCGGCGCTGTAGCTGTGCGCCTGGCTACAAGCTGGGGGACGACCTCCTGCAGTGTCAGCCCGCAG TGAAGTTCCCTTGTGGGAGGCCCTGGAAGCGGATGGAGAAGAAGCGCAGTCACCTGAAACGAGACACAGAAGACCAAGAAGACCAAGTAGATCCGCGGCTCATTGATGGGAAGATGACCAGGCGGGGAGACAGCCCCTGGCAG GTGGTTCTGCTGGACTCAAAGAAGAAGCTGGCCTGTGGGGCAGTGCTCATCCACCCCTCCTGGGTGCTGACAGCGGCCCACTGCATGGATGAGTCCAAGAAGCTCCTTGTCAGGCTGG GAGAGTATGACCTGCGGCGCTGGGAGAAGTGGGAGCTGGACCTGGACATCGAGGAGGTCTTCGTCCACCCCAACTACAGCAAGAGCACCACCGACAATGACATCGCGCTGCTGCGCCTGGCCCAGCCCGCCACCCTCTCGCAGACCATAGTGCCCATCTGCCTCCCGGACAGCGGCCTTGCAGAGCGCGAGCTCAATCAGGCCGGCCAGGAGACCCTTGTGACGGGCTGGGGCTACCACAGCAGCCGAGAGAAGGAGGCCAAGAGAAACCGCACCTTCGTCCTCAACTTCATCAAGATTCCCGTGGTCCCGCACAATGAGTGCAGCGAGGTCATGAGCAACATGGTGTCTGAGAACATGCTGTGTGCGGGCATCCTCGGGGACCGGCAGGACGCCTGCGAGGGCGACAGTGGGGGGCCCATGGTCGCCTCCTTCCACGGCACCTGGTTCTTGGTGGGCCTGGTGAGCTGGGGTGAGGGCTGTGGGCTCCTTCACAACTACGGCGTTTACACCAAAGTCAGCCGCTACCTCGACTGGGTCCACGGGCACATCAGAGCCAAGGAAGCCCCCCGGAAGAGCTGGGCACCTTAG
- the PROC gene encoding vitamin K-dependent protein C isoform X3, with amino-acid sequence MAAGRRTCNISTTRLCASASGMWRLTSLLLFVATWGISGTPAPLDSVFSSSERAHQVLRIRKRANSFLEELRPSSLERECIEEICDFEEAKEIFQNVDDTLAFWSKHVDGDQCLVLPLEHPCASPCCGHGTCIDGIGSFSCDCRSGWEGRFCQRGEGERGARSGGGAGLGQGWGRGTSASCPRPPLPAEVSFLNCSLDNGGCTHYCLEEVGWRRCSCAPGYKLGDDLLQCQPAVKFPCGRPWKRMEKKRSHLKRDTEDQEDQVDPRLIDGKMTRRGDSPWQVVLLDSKKKLACGAVLIHPSWVLTAAHCMDESKKLLVRLGEYDLRRWEKWELDLDIEEVFVHPNYSKSTTDNDIALLRLAQPATLSQTIVPICLPDSGLAERELNQAGQETLVTGWGYHSSREKEAKRNRTFVLNFIKIPVVPHNECSEVMSNMVSENMLCAGILGDRQDACEGDSGGPMVASFHGTWFLVGLVSWGEGCGLLHNYGVYTKVSRYLDWVHGHIRAKEAPRKSWAP; translated from the exons ATGGCGGCAGGACGGCGAACTTGCAATATCTCCACGACCCGACTCT GTGCCAGCGCCTCCGGAATGTGGCGGCTCACAAGCCTCCTGCTGTTCGTGGCCACCTGGGGAATTTCCGGCACACCAGCTCCTCTTG ACTCAGTGTTCTCCAGCAGCGAGCGTGCCCACCAGGTGCTGCGGATCCGCAAACGTGCCAACTCCTTCCTGGAGGAACTCCGTCCCAGCAGCCTGGAGCGGGAGTGCATAGAGGAGATCTGTGACTTCGAGGAGGCCAAggaaattttccaaaatgtgGATGACACA CTGGCCTTCTGGTCCAAGCACGTCG ACGGTGACCAGTGCTTGGTCTTGCCCTTGGAGCACCCGTGCGCCAGCCCGTGCTGCGGGCACGGCACGTGCATCGACGGCATCGGCAGCTTCAGCTGCGACTGCCGCAGCGGCTGGGAGGGCCGCTTCTGCCAGCGCGGTGAGGGGGAGAGGGGGGCGCGGTCgggcggcggggcggggctggggcaGGGTTGGGGGCGCGGCACCAGCGCCAGCTGCCCGCGCCCTCCCCTGCCGGCAGAGGTGAGCTTCCTCAATTGCTCGCTGGACAACGGCGGCTGCACGCATTACTGCCTAGAGGAGGTGGGCTGGCGGCGCTGTAGCTGTGCGCCTGGCTACAAGCTGGGGGACGACCTCCTGCAGTGTCAGCCCGCAG TGAAGTTCCCTTGTGGGAGGCCCTGGAAGCGGATGGAGAAGAAGCGCAGTCACCTGAAACGAGACACAGAAGACCAAGAAGACCAAGTAGATCCGCGGCTCATTGATGGGAAGATGACCAGGCGGGGAGACAGCCCCTGGCAG GTGGTTCTGCTGGACTCAAAGAAGAAGCTGGCCTGTGGGGCAGTGCTCATCCACCCCTCCTGGGTGCTGACAGCGGCCCACTGCATGGATGAGTCCAAGAAGCTCCTTGTCAGGCTGG GAGAGTATGACCTGCGGCGCTGGGAGAAGTGGGAGCTGGACCTGGACATCGAGGAGGTCTTCGTCCACCCCAACTACAGCAAGAGCACCACCGACAATGACATCGCGCTGCTGCGCCTGGCCCAGCCCGCCACCCTCTCGCAGACCATAGTGCCCATCTGCCTCCCGGACAGCGGCCTTGCAGAGCGCGAGCTCAATCAGGCCGGCCAGGAGACCCTTGTGACGGGCTGGGGCTACCACAGCAGCCGAGAGAAGGAGGCCAAGAGAAACCGCACCTTCGTCCTCAACTTCATCAAGATTCCCGTGGTCCCGCACAATGAGTGCAGCGAGGTCATGAGCAACATGGTGTCTGAGAACATGCTGTGTGCGGGCATCCTCGGGGACCGGCAGGACGCCTGCGAGGGCGACAGTGGGGGGCCCATGGTCGCCTCCTTCCACGGCACCTGGTTCTTGGTGGGCCTGGTGAGCTGGGGTGAGGGCTGTGGGCTCCTTCACAACTACGGCGTTTACACCAAAGTCAGCCGCTACCTCGACTGGGTCCACGGGCACATCAGAGCCAAGGAAGCCCCCCGGAAGAGCTGGGCACCTTAG